The following coding sequences are from one Camarhynchus parvulus chromosome 1, STF_HiC, whole genome shotgun sequence window:
- the LOC115902891 gene encoding beta-1,4-galactosyltransferase 3-like, producing MFLSRMENHCFLLFVFVFQAIFILILYRGGPSRVFRGFVEAPQVVVDYSKRHDVYTNLSLFTRAPNEDTMPYCSAQSPVLVGPLTITFKVLPSERMIIKRNPFVQSGGHYKPPHCFPRYKSAILVAYRNQEKYLRHLLYYIHPFLQRQQLSYTIYLIQQVGTGSFNRAKLLNVGVREAMKDEEWDCLVLHDIDVVPENDYNLYICDEYYPKHMASAMDKFQYTLPYKSFFGGVSALTPEHYMKMNGFPNTYWGDGGETDDIATRIHLAGMKIVRTSPHLGRYRVMDYNEETEILDPWRRPPSQHNTRKTWKADGMNTLQFRLLSRTKHPLYTKITVDIGYVPPFS from the exons ATGTTCCTCTCCCGTATGGAAAATCATTGTTTCCTGCTGTTTGTGTTTGTCTTCCAAGCGATATTTATCCTGATCCTCTACCGAGGCGGACCTTCACGTGTGTTCCGCGGGTTTGTAGAGGCGCCTCAGGTGGTGGTGGATTACTCGAAGCGCCACGATGTGTACACAAACCTCAGCTTGTTCACCCGGGCTCCCAATGAGGACACCATGCCCTACTGCTCAGCGCAGTCCCCAGTCCTGG TTGGTCCATTAACCATCACCTTCAAGGTGCTCCCTAGTGAGAGGATGATcataaaaagaaatcctttcGTTCAGTCTGGTGGCCACTACAAGCCACCTCACTGCTTTCCCCGCTACAAATCCGCCATCCTCGTGGCCTACAGGAACCAGGAGAAGTACCTCCGCCACCTTCTCTACTACATCCATCCCTTCCTGCAGCGCCAGCAGCTCAGCTACACTATCTACCTGATCCAGCAG gtaGGGACTGGTTCATTTAACCGAGCAAAGCTGCTTAATGTTGGTGTCCGGGAAGCCATGAAGGATGAAGAGTGGGACTGCCTTGTCCTGCATGATATTGACGTGGTGCCTGAGAATGATTATAACCTGTACATTTGTGATGAATATTATCCCAAGCACATGGCCAGTGCCATGGATAAGTTTCAGTACAC tCTGCCATACAAGtccttttttgggggtgtgTCTGCTCTGACTCCCGAACATTACATGAAGATGAATGGGTTTCCCAACACATACTGGGGTGATGGTGGTGAAACTGATGACATTGCTACAAG GATTCACTTGGCAGGAATGAAAATAGTCCGGACATCCCCTCACCTTGGCCGCTACCGAGTGATGGACTACAATGAAGAGACAGAGATCCTGGATCCTTGGAGGAG GCCTCCTTCCCAACACAACAccagaaaaacatggaaagcTGATGGAATGAATACATTGCAGTTCAGGCTCCTTTCCAGGACTAAGCATCCTCTTTATACCAAGATCACTGTGGACATTGGATATGTTCCCCCATTTTCTTAa
- the LOC115908924 gene encoding galactosylgalactosylxylosylprotein 3-beta-glucuronosyltransferase 1-like, producing MLRRRNLLTTLLIALPWALLLTLWHQYPTTHYLSLLRKETDENVTSKALLNGTSALRDEVFPSCTRQQQSIGATPKIIQNYVYSRPPPWSDTLPTIFVITPTYTRPVQKAELTRLANTFLHVQNLHWVVVEDSPRRTNLVSNLLEKAGLNFTHLNVETPKSLKLGLSWIPSHTPRGTLQRNLGLHWLRDSFSNTAPPEGVVYFADDDNTYSLELFEEMRYTRRVSVWPVAFVGGLRYESPKVSPAGKVVGWKTVFDPNRPFAIDMAGFAISIKLILEKPHASFKLEGVKGGYQETSLLKDLVTMDGLEPKAANCTKVLVWHTRTERPTLVNEGKRGFTDPRVEV from the exons ATGCTGAGGAGACGTAACCTTCTTACCACGCTCCTGATTGCCTTGCCATGGGCTCTTCTCCTAACCTTGTGGCACCAGTACCCAACCACCCACTACCTCAGCCTCCTGAGAA AAGAGACAGACGAGAACGTGACCTCTAAAGCTCTCCTTAATGGTACATCTGCGCTGAGAGACGAAGTCTTCCCATCATGCACTCGGCAGCAGCAAAGCATAGGAGCAACACCTAAAATCATCCAGAATTATGTGTACTCCAGGCCTCCACCATGGTCAGACACCCTGCCAACCATCTTTGTTATCACCCCGACCTACACCCGGCCAGTGCAGAAAGCTGAGCTGACCCGTCTGGCCAACACCTTCCTCCACGTACAGAACCTGCACTGGGTGGTGGTGGAGGACTCTCCACGGAGGACCAACCTTGTATCCAACCTGCTGGAGAAGGCTGGGCTCAACTTCACCCATCTCAATGTGGAGACACCCAAGAGCCTGAAGCTGGGTCTGTCCTGGatcccatcccacaccccaagGGGGACACTACAGAGGAACCTGGGGCTGCACTGGCTGAGGGACAGCTTCAGCAACACTGCACCACCGGAAGGCGTAGTCTATTTTGCTGATGATGATAACACCTACAGCCTGGAGCTCTTTGAAGAG ATGCGCTACACAAGGCGGGTCTCAGTCTGGCCAGTGGCTTTCGTTGGGGGGCTGCGATATGAATCCCCAAAAGTGAGCCCAGCAGGGAAGGTGGTGGGCTGGAAAACCGTCTTTGACCCTAATCGTCCCTTTGCTATTGACATGGCTGGATTTGCTATCAGCATCAAGTTGATTTTGGAGAAGCCTCACGCCAGTTTCAAGCTGGAGGGAGTTAAAGGAGGGTACCAGGAAACAAGTCTGCTGAAGGATTTAGTGACTATGGACGGGCTGGAGCCCAAAGCAGCTAACTGCACAAAG GTGTTGGTCTGGCACACAAGAACTGAGAGGCCCACTCTGGTTAATGAAGGCAAGCGTGGGTTTACAGACCCCAGAGTAGAGGTGTAA